A single Venturia canescens isolate UGA chromosome 1, ASM1945775v1, whole genome shotgun sequence DNA region contains:
- the LOC122415764 gene encoding G-protein coupled receptor Mth2-like, with translation MVMLLHLKCILMFFVIKTASSTHSPSYRKCCDSESILNDWLECTKVLHNDVDNGTVPKGWLDVENETKTTHTVCLENGEAGRVVTEEDGRGNDSVCVDNLTNGTQIRLFCDSQSVVFNGTSGQCDSLFSLIHFWGASMVVFATIIYNIPFIIVVIIYCVLPELRYRAYDRAVSNYNACYMVINFLLIILGLCTLCHSPMSVTAYRFFGLSLMFWTQGAVCWLFIICFDMTLVITRFRWAPKGGLERGREEKRKCMLYAAWGWGFAGALTFIAAFFEFVPILSEDSIIRPNFHKIHEVNLTVVVYVMTGPALVCTAITCLFIYTTVKTIAVQRSTAVIQQNRNSNVKKKYFVFLKLYLLMDTPWLTSALAAVYGDLWILKFIKIIQPILIIVLIVPRDRIFAAFKCTKEQGDNQEQNQLNENDKINKRSTKTPDAAAVI, from the exons ATGGTGATGCTCCTGCACCTTAAATGCATCCTCATGTTCTTCGTGATCAAGACTGCGAGTTCTACTCATTCTCCAAGTTATCGAAAGTGTTGTGACAGCGAAAGCATTTTGAATGACTGGCTCGAGTGTACTAAGGTGCTTCATAACGATGTTGACAATGGAACTGTTCCGAAGGGATGGCTTGACGTTGAAAACGAAACTAAAACGACGCACACAGTCTGCCTGGAAA ATGGTGAGGCTGGCAGAGTGGTCACCGAAGAAGATGGTCGTGGAAATGATTCCGTTTGTGTGGATAATCTAACGAATGGTACGCAAATTCGATTGTTTTGCGACTCACAATCAGTAGTGTTCAATGGAACTTCAGGGCAGTGTGATAGCCTGTTCAGTCTGATTCATTTTTGGGGTGCATCGATGGTTGTCTTTGCTACGATAATCTACAACATACCGTTCATCATAGTGGTAATTATTTATTGCGTTTTGCCAGAGCTTCGTTACCGTGCTTACGACCGAGCAGTGAGTAATTACAACGCGTGTTACATGGTGATTAACTTTTTACTGATAATACTCGGATTGTGTACTCTTTGTCATTCTCCAATGTCAGTGACAGCATATCGATTCTTCGGTCTGAGTCTGATGTTCTGGACTCAAGGAGCAGTGTGTTGGCTATTTATTATTTGCTTTGACATGACACTGGTGATAACGAGATTCCGTTGGGCGCCAAAGGGTGGAttggaaagaggaagagaagaaaaacgaaagtgCATGCTATACGCTGCTTGGGGCTGGGGTTTTGCTGGCGCCCTTACTTTCATAGCAGCCTTTTTCGAATTCGTTCCAATACTTTCCGAGGATTCGATCATTCGCCCGAATTTTCATAAGATTCATGAAGTTAACTTGACTGTCGTCGTCTATGTGATGACCGGGCCGGCATTGGTGTGCACGGCCATTACGTGCCTCTTTATTTACACGACTGTCAAAACCATCGCAGTTCAGAGATCCACTGCTGTTATCCAGCAAAACCGCAATtctaatgtgaaaaaaaaatacttcgtGTTTTTAAAACTCTACCTTCTCATGGACACGCCTTGGTTGACCAGTGCACTCGCCGCCGTTTACGGAGATCTGTGGATcctaaaattcatcaaaatcaTACAACCGATTCTCATAATCGTATTGATCGTACCACGCGACAGAATCTTCGCTGCGTTCAAGTGTACTAAGGAACAAGGCGATAACCAAGAACAAAATCAACTGAATGAGAacgacaaaataaataaacgaagcACCAAAACTCCCGATGCAGCTGCGGTTATATGA